A stretch of Sulfurimonas autotrophica DSM 16294 DNA encodes these proteins:
- a CDS encoding putative porin, with product MKKIVLSALAALTITTAINAETTTEVSNTEKNVLDRIHFKGDLRLRYESKETFYKDGTESTNKSTYHNRYRLRLVSAIDLTTNLKFDAGMRSGYGNPTSGNQTFLDNKALSNYFWQSLRINILGFTYKNGDSTIKVGRHPYMIYRPIKSQLIWDNDISFNGVSYNYENDSLSINLGINQPTYAEQVTAKDTINLYFVQYVQKIKLEKSQLNVGAGIYYYDGIKGNTPIYGTNKGTGMGNTLVNGVFKNDYHIAEAFTELKFKDVFGKPLTLAAGMAYNTAASDKNFGYDLAFQVGKAKKVHDWQVKYSYTDLQADAVLGAHSDSDNFGGGTAAKGHAIRTKYKFGKNTYLAGTFFFNTLYAGKKDGKPEADYERVQLDAIIKF from the coding sequence ATGAAAAAAATCGTTTTATCAGCTTTAGCTGCTTTAACTATAACAACTGCCATCAATGCAGAAACAACGACAGAGGTTTCTAATACAGAAAAAAACGTTCTAGATAGAATTCATTTCAAAGGTGATCTGAGATTAAGATATGAAAGTAAAGAAACTTTTTATAAAGATGGAACCGAAAGTACAAACAAATCAACGTATCACAATAGATATAGATTAAGATTAGTGTCCGCTATTGATTTAACTACAAATCTAAAATTTGACGCTGGTATGAGAAGTGGCTATGGCAACCCGACTTCAGGGAATCAAACATTTCTGGATAATAAAGCTTTAAGTAATTACTTTTGGCAATCACTGAGAATCAATATTTTAGGCTTTACGTATAAAAATGGAGACTCTACAATAAAAGTTGGAAGACATCCATATATGATATATAGACCGATTAAGTCACAACTTATTTGGGATAATGATATCTCATTTAATGGCGTAAGTTATAACTATGAAAATGACTCTTTAAGCATTAACTTAGGTATCAATCAACCAACGTATGCTGAACAGGTTACTGCAAAAGATACTATCAACCTCTATTTTGTACAATACGTACAGAAAATAAAATTAGAAAAATCTCAATTAAATGTAGGTGCAGGTATTTATTATTATGACGGTATAAAAGGAAATACACCTATTTATGGCACTAATAAAGGTACAGGTATGGGTAATACTTTGGTAAACGGTGTGTTTAAAAATGATTATCACATTGCAGAAGCATTTACAGAACTTAAGTTTAAAGATGTGTTTGGTAAACCACTTACACTCGCTGCCGGAATGGCATATAATACTGCAGCCAGTGATAAAAACTTTGGGTATGATTTGGCATTTCAAGTAGGTAAAGCAAAAAAAGTTCATGATTGGCAGGTAAAGTATTCTTATACTGATCTTCAAGCAGATGCAGTACTTGGTGCTCACAGCGACTCTGATAATTTTGGTGGTGGTACTGCTGCTAAAGGACATGCAATTAGAACAAAATATAAATTTGGCAAAAACACATACCTTGCTGGAACATTCTTTTTCAATACACTTTATGCAGGCAAAAAAGATGGTAAACCAGAAGCAGATTATGAACGTGTACAATTGGATGCTATCATAAAGTTTTAA
- the pstS gene encoding phosphate ABC transporter substrate-binding protein PstS yields MTKVIKLALAASVLVGGLSANDVIKGSGASFPYSVYQKWTKAYYKATGIKVDYISKGSSKGIKDAKARQVDFAGTDKPLSPKALKKYNLYQFPGVVGAITMGYNLPGVSNLKLSRSAIVAISEGKVKYWDNKLITNANKDLHLPHEKVTFVHRADGSGTTFNYTYFLSKVSKNWRHTYGAKKSLNWPGRQHIGGNKNTGVASLIKQTPYSVGYIDYADAQKNGIIMAAVENKAGKYIKPELKAFQTAAAKASLDPKKDFYSVIADPAGANSYPIVAATFILVPAEKPQMDKKVTAFFDWSYKNGQEIAKSLGFVPLPDSLTNKISKYWEQKEIK; encoded by the coding sequence ATGACAAAAGTAATCAAACTCGCTCTTGCTGCTTCAGTACTTGTCGGTGGACTTAGTGCAAACGATGTAATCAAAGGAAGCGGTGCTTCTTTTCCATACAGCGTTTATCAAAAATGGACAAAAGCTTACTATAAAGCAACCGGTATTAAAGTTGACTATATTTCTAAAGGGTCTTCTAAAGGTATCAAAGATGCAAAAGCAAGACAAGTTGATTTTGCCGGTACTGATAAACCTTTATCACCTAAAGCGCTTAAAAAGTACAATTTATACCAATTTCCTGGTGTTGTCGGTGCAATTACAATGGGTTACAACCTTCCGGGTGTTTCTAACTTAAAATTAAGCAGAAGTGCAATCGTTGCCATTTCTGAAGGTAAAGTAAAATACTGGGATAACAAGCTTATAACTAATGCGAACAAAGACTTACATCTTCCACACGAAAAAGTTACTTTCGTTCACCGTGCAGACGGTTCGGGTACGACTTTTAACTATACATACTTCTTAAGTAAAGTTTCTAAAAATTGGAGACACACATATGGTGCTAAGAAATCTCTTAACTGGCCTGGTCGCCAGCATATAGGCGGAAACAAAAACACAGGTGTCGCAAGTTTAATTAAGCAGACTCCTTACTCTGTCGGTTATATTGACTATGCTGATGCACAAAAAAACGGCATCATTATGGCTGCAGTTGAAAACAAAGCTGGCAAATACATTAAACCTGAATTAAAAGCATTTCAAACAGCGGCTGCAAAAGCGAGTTTAGACCCTAAAAAAGATTTTTATTCAGTAATTGCCGACCCTGCAGGTGCTAACTCTTACCCGATTGTAGCGGCTACATTCATCTTAGTTCCTGCAGAAAAACCCCAAATGGATAAAAAAGTTACAGCATTTTTTGACTGGTCATACAAAAACGGTCAAGAGATTGCAAAAAGCTTAGGTTTTGTTCCATTACCAGATAGTTTAACTAACAAAATTAGCAAATACTGGGAACAAAAAGAAATTAAATAA
- the pstC gene encoding phosphate ABC transporter permease subunit PstC → MEKIFQKLSFSSASLVLILLIGIFITLFNAAKPAIDEFGLHFLADPTWNKEVVIDTPNTTASAAMSNDIADEDDMLLDEDDEDSLNTKTIYGGLVPIIGTILSTLIALLFALPIAMGIAVFLAEIASKTVSKFVGMAIELLAAIPSIIFGMWGLYYFAPIIANTFGGYQVSLLTAGLVLGVMILPFMAAITRDSMNTTPDVLKESAYALGATKFEVVKDVIFPYSKVGIIGSIILALGRALGETMAVAFLIGAVYSLPEKITDPTISIPVAMAVNFGEASGLGESALFYLGLILFVMSFIIISVAKFYFLKRVKV, encoded by the coding sequence ATGGAAAAAATATTTCAAAAGCTCTCTTTTTCAAGTGCTTCTCTTGTACTAATTCTTCTGATTGGTATATTCATTACATTGTTTAATGCTGCCAAACCTGCGATTGATGAGTTTGGACTGCATTTTCTTGCTGATCCTACATGGAACAAAGAAGTTGTCATCGACACACCAAACACGACTGCATCGGCTGCAATGAGTAATGACATTGCCGATGAAGACGATATGCTGCTTGATGAAGATGATGAAGATTCTTTAAACACAAAAACAATATACGGCGGACTTGTACCGATAATCGGAACAATACTCTCTACACTGATTGCTCTGCTTTTTGCTCTGCCTATTGCTATGGGTATTGCTGTATTTTTAGCTGAAATCGCATCAAAAACAGTCTCAAAATTTGTCGGCATGGCCATTGAGCTTTTGGCTGCGATTCCAAGTATCATATTCGGTATGTGGGGGCTCTATTATTTTGCACCGATTATCGCAAATACTTTCGGCGGTTATCAAGTATCACTTCTCACTGCAGGACTTGTGCTTGGTGTTATGATTCTTCCGTTTATGGCAGCTATTACTCGTGATAGTATGAACACAACGCCTGATGTACTCAAAGAATCTGCTTATGCTTTGGGGGCAACTAAATTTGAGGTAGTAAAAGATGTTATCTTTCCTTACTCGAAAGTCGGTATTATCGGTTCGATTATTTTAGCACTCGGACGTGCTTTGGGTGAGACAATGGCGGTTGCTTTTCTTATCGGTGCGGTTTATTCTCTGCCTGAGAAGATTACAGATCCGACTATTTCCATCCCTGTTGCTATGGCTGTAAACTTTGGTGAAGCCAGCGGACTTGGTGAGAGTGCCCTGTTTTACTTAGGTCTCATACTCTTTGTCATGAGCTTTATTATCATTTCAGTTGCTAAATTTTACTTTTTAAAAAGGGTTAAAGTATGA
- the pstA gene encoding phosphate ABC transporter permease PstA produces the protein MRLVLNKIFLALSVLSALLGLGFLGWILVTLFIEGLSSLHFSLFINDLVDGGLRNLIVGQLILAFLAGAIGIPLGMLAGIYIREYGRGKYAEFIRDLSDIMMSAPSIVIGAFVYAIAVAPFGGANGFAGILALSIMMIPIIINTTDSMLSLVPKELREAGIALGASKYRVILDIVIKAAKVGIMTGVLLAFARIAGETAPLLFTSETSNYFSLDLTQSFPSLTVSIYNLANEPEESSRDLAWAASFILTMMVLVINLVGRFITRNKHK, from the coding sequence ATGAGACTTGTATTAAACAAAATATTTTTAGCTCTTTCTGTACTTTCCGCACTCCTTGGGCTAGGCTTTTTAGGCTGGATACTTGTTACACTTTTTATTGAGGGGCTCTCATCACTGCATTTTAGCCTTTTTATCAATGACCTGGTTGACGGTGGACTTAGAAACCTTATTGTAGGGCAGCTTATACTTGCATTTTTAGCCGGTGCTATCGGTATACCTCTTGGAATGCTTGCAGGAATTTATATTAGAGAATACGGCAGAGGAAAATATGCGGAGTTTATCAGAGATTTAAGTGATATTATGATGTCTGCACCGTCTATTGTTATCGGTGCTTTTGTATATGCCATAGCCGTTGCACCTTTTGGCGGAGCAAACGGTTTTGCCGGGATATTGGCACTTTCTATTATGATGATACCTATCATCATCAACACAACAGACTCAATGCTTTCCCTTGTTCCAAAAGAGCTTCGCGAAGCCGGAATTGCACTCGGCGCTTCAAAATACAGAGTTATTTTGGATATTGTCATAAAAGCTGCTAAAGTCGGGATTATGACCGGAGTTTTACTTGCCTTTGCAAGAATTGCCGGAGAAACTGCACCGCTGCTCTTTACAAGTGAAACAAGTAACTACTTTAGTCTGGACTTAACACAAAGTTTTCCGTCTTTGACTGTCAGTATCTATAACCTTGCAAATGAACCTGAAGAGTCAAGCCGTGATTTAGCATGGGCTGCATCATTTATACTTACTATGATGGTTTTAGTTATCAACTTAGTAGGTCGATTTATCACAAGAAACAAACATAAATAA
- the pstB gene encoding phosphate ABC transporter ATP-binding protein PstB: protein MPVMNIKKFSFTYPGVDEPSLKNITLPIEKNKITALIGPSGCGKSTLLRSMNRIHDLYPGNKYDGKIELLDEASGKYKNILEIKKENEFIKLRQQVGMIFQKPTPFPMSIFDNVAYGLKIAGIKNKSELADRVEAALKGSALWKEVSDRLNKSAMGLSGGQQQRLCIARAVAVKPEVLLFDEPTSALDPISTGAIEELIVELKKDVSIAIVTHNMQQASRISDYTAFMYLGDLIEFDKTENIFLNPKEKRTEDYITGRFG from the coding sequence ATGCCTGTAATGAATATTAAAAAATTCTCTTTTACATACCCAGGGGTAGATGAACCCTCACTTAAAAACATAACTCTACCTATAGAAAAAAACAAAATTACGGCGCTTATCGGTCCCAGTGGCTGCGGTAAATCTACACTTTTGCGTTCAATGAACCGAATCCATGACCTCTATCCGGGAAATAAATATGACGGAAAGATTGAACTGCTTGATGAAGCGAGCGGAAAATACAAAAACATTCTTGAAATAAAAAAAGAGAACGAGTTTATAAAACTGCGCCAGCAGGTCGGAATGATTTTTCAAAAACCGACACCGTTTCCTATGAGTATTTTTGACAATGTAGCATATGGGCTAAAAATTGCAGGTATTAAAAACAAAAGTGAACTCGCCGACCGCGTTGAAGCAGCACTTAAAGGCTCAGCTCTATGGAAAGAGGTGTCAGACAGACTAAATAAATCTGCTATGGGACTCTCAGGCGGGCAGCAACAACGTTTATGTATAGCCCGTGCAGTTGCAGTAAAGCCTGAGGTACTTTTGTTTGATGAGCCGACCTCTGCTCTTGATCCGATTTCAACTGGTGCGATTGAAGAACTGATAGTCGAGCTCAAAAAAGATGTCAGTATTGCCATAGTTACACATAACATGCAGCAAGCTTCTCGAATAAGTGATTATACTGCTTTTATGTATCTTGGAGATTTAATAGAGTTTGATAAAACTGAAAATATCTTTTTAAATCCGAAAGAAAAAAGAACCGAAGACTACATTACAGGTAGATTTGGATAG
- a CDS encoding phosphate signaling complex PhoU family protein has translation MLPTFKTNLDDIREKITNIGESLVTANTLILQALQGCDEAKFNEARNSIKNITSKTDEIDNAIIKVLALFTPEAKDLRQVVAYFKITNELARACSNTRSFIRGFTDVCKELDVKEINEYAILMQTSTVKAIQTTVKMINIDDTDELQEMYEEVLIEENKADDLYEMIERKLVEQAESSNTFEKYHKMLRALRKSEKIASRAISVANLLVYIKIGGNIHN, from the coding sequence ATGTTACCGACATTTAAAACAAACCTAGACGACATAAGAGAAAAAATTACAAATATTGGAGAGAGTCTTGTAACTGCCAATACACTCATTCTTCAAGCACTGCAAGGTTGTGATGAAGCAAAGTTCAATGAAGCAAGAAACAGTATTAAAAACATTACATCCAAAACAGATGAAATTGACAATGCCATTATTAAAGTGCTTGCACTTTTTACACCTGAAGCAAAAGATTTGAGGCAGGTTGTTGCTTACTTCAAAATCACCAATGAACTCGCACGTGCCTGCTCAAACACAAGAAGTTTTATCCGCGGGTTTACTGATGTCTGCAAAGAACTTGACGTAAAAGAGATTAATGAGTACGCAATACTTATGCAGACCTCAACCGTAAAAGCTATTCAAACAACCGTTAAAATGATAAACATTGATGACACGGATGAACTCCAAGAGATGTATGAAGAGGTACTTATAGAAGAGAATAAAGCTGATGACCTGTATGAAATGATAGAAAGAAAGCTCGTTGAGCAGGCAGAAAGCTCCAATACATTTGAAAAATATCATAAAATGCTCAGAGCGCTTCGTAAAAGTGAAAAAATAGCCAGCCGTGCAATCAGTGTTGCAAACCTACTTGTTTATATAAAAATCGGTGGAAATATCCACAACTAA
- a CDS encoding ATP-binding protein, whose translation MKKFHQIVLEKFLALFLALFLIVGAIVYYWVYEFYLNSSREALIQDTELVSFSINKNTNLDELAKKVKKQLHLRLTIIDEDGNILAESDKDKHTMDNHKYRTEIMQANKEKYGYIIRHSHTVGKDLQYVARKYTIDGKIIYVRLAREAKGIRAEIINLGLKIALVLLLFFITVLYMSYKINVQIQHETKRIVDFLKSLTKKKKNTYIKSDFSQEFSHITNLLTKVSQILVKKEKQKTKYTQKLQKLNEQKDDIISAISHEFKNPIAVVNGYSQTLLDDENINPSIRKKFLTKIYTNGAKLSELIDTLRLSIKLDGGHQALNTREVNLYNLVLECAQNLGLHYRNRKVIINGDKELKINVDPTLFSIVITNLIENAFKYSEDEVVVNINKNSLEVVDTGIGISEKDLQNITSKFYRVHNNRWNNSLGLGLFLVNNIINLHNFKLIIKSKINKGSNFIIEF comes from the coding sequence ATGAAAAAATTTCACCAGATAGTACTAGAAAAGTTCTTAGCACTTTTTTTAGCACTCTTTTTGATAGTGGGTGCTATAGTTTACTATTGGGTATATGAGTTTTATCTCAACTCTTCAAGAGAAGCACTTATTCAAGACACCGAACTTGTCTCTTTCTCAATCAACAAAAATACAAACCTTGATGAACTTGCAAAAAAAGTAAAAAAACAACTGCATTTACGCTTAACCATTATAGATGAAGACGGAAACATCTTAGCAGAATCCGACAAAGACAAGCATACAATGGACAACCATAAATACAGAACGGAAATCATGCAGGCTAATAAAGAAAAATACGGCTACATAATACGTCACTCGCACACTGTTGGCAAAGATCTGCAGTATGTAGCAAGAAAGTACACAATAGATGGTAAGATCATCTACGTACGTCTTGCACGTGAAGCCAAAGGGATACGTGCTGAAATTATAAACCTTGGGTTAAAAATTGCGTTGGTTTTACTCCTATTTTTCATTACAGTACTCTACATGTCTTATAAAATAAACGTACAAATTCAGCACGAAACAAAAAGGATAGTCGATTTTTTAAAATCTTTGACAAAAAAGAAAAAAAATACCTACATAAAGTCTGATTTTTCTCAAGAATTTTCTCATATAACAAACCTGCTTACAAAAGTTTCACAAATACTTGTAAAAAAAGAAAAACAAAAAACAAAATATACCCAAAAACTTCAAAAGCTCAATGAACAAAAAGATGACATTATTTCTGCAATATCTCATGAGTTTAAAAACCCTATCGCTGTTGTAAACGGCTACTCACAAACACTGCTTGATGATGAAAATATAAACCCAAGCATACGGAAAAAATTTCTTACAAAAATTTATACAAACGGTGCAAAGCTCAGTGAGCTTATAGATACGCTAAGGCTCTCTATAAAGCTCGACGGCGGGCATCAAGCTCTTAATACACGAGAAGTAAACTTATATAACTTAGTGCTAGAGTGTGCTCAAAACCTGGGACTACACTACAGAAACCGAAAAGTCATTATCAATGGAGATAAAGAGCTTAAAATAAACGTTGATCCGACACTTTTTAGTATTGTTATTACAAACTTAATAGAAAATGCTTTTAAATATTCAGAAGATGAAGTCGTAGTAAACATAAACAAAAATTCACTTGAAGTTGTAGATACAGGTATAGGAATCAGCGAAAAAGATTTACAAAACATTACAAGTAAGTTTTACAGGGTACACAATAACCGATGGAATAATTCACTCGGTCTGGGACTTTTCCTTGTCAACAATATAATCAACTTGCACAACTTTAAACTTATCATTAAAAGTAAAATTAATAAAGGTTCAAACTTCATTATAGAATTTTAA
- a CDS encoding ATP-binding protein — protein sequence MNQKIKFLLLFIVLFIAAEYFNEFNKNRLINRELSSVLNQLKTNFDIVNETDKLDAESINAFISNDEKVLTLLSQAVNVNEAKKNLLRQELYKYLDRQYREIRKRGILQVQFVLSNNVSFLRLHKPDKYGDDLTGVRYTFEYVNKMHKPISGFEQGRVVHGFRNVFPLFQEGKYICAYEISFSSESVQSTLTKVNKLYTHFLVNRHVFDAKRYKRSESSLQYKTSIESDNYMLLQMESVQPRYLKYLQKNIIQKHKAYIEKHMNRCESFSLYQQLGKSVKVVSFLPIKDVKSKKTAAYLVSYTDNYNITSILYNSKLITGVLFIGLFLLVYLFYLQFISKKVLKETAQEQQKLLELFDKGDIALFRWRNDINWSVEYVSNNVSSLTGYFKKEFLSGKIEYSDLIDEEDLKNALHELAEAFEKNLDILKHKPYQIFTKNKTKKWVEQTTLFIRDKEGDVTHFLGYLIDISKRKKLEIELQKLNENLKQEIDKRTNEILQKDKMLQEQAKLAAMGEMVGAIAHQWRQPLNSLNINIQNLDDDYEEGLIDEQFIDDFIAKQTQTINFMSKTIDDFRNFFRVDKIKHEFSIKQSIENTLSLVNAQLTSHNIQTSLQGEDFMLNGVGSEFQQVILNIISNAKDAIVQNHREYGKIDIELKEKQIIISDNAGGIPQDIISRIFEPYFTTKEQGMGTGVGLYMSKIIIEQNMGGRLHVSNTKEGAEFIIDFKKSV from the coding sequence ATGAATCAAAAAATAAAATTTTTACTTTTATTTATTGTGCTGTTTATAGCTGCTGAGTATTTTAATGAATTCAACAAAAACCGCTTGATAAATCGAGAGCTCTCGTCAGTTCTAAACCAATTAAAGACAAATTTTGACATAGTTAATGAAACTGACAAGTTGGATGCAGAATCGATTAACGCATTTATATCAAATGATGAAAAAGTTTTAACTCTATTAAGCCAGGCCGTTAATGTAAATGAGGCGAAAAAAAATCTACTCAGACAAGAGTTATATAAATATTTGGACCGCCAATACCGTGAGATAAGAAAACGCGGTATTTTACAGGTGCAGTTTGTACTGTCCAATAATGTCTCTTTTTTAAGACTGCATAAACCGGATAAATATGGAGATGATTTAACAGGAGTACGTTATACATTTGAGTATGTAAATAAAATGCATAAGCCGATTTCAGGATTTGAGCAGGGACGGGTTGTGCATGGTTTTCGTAATGTTTTTCCTCTGTTTCAAGAGGGGAAATATATTTGTGCTTATGAAATATCTTTTTCATCGGAATCTGTCCAGAGTACACTCACAAAAGTTAATAAACTCTACACGCATTTTTTGGTAAACAGGCATGTTTTTGATGCGAAACGTTATAAACGCAGTGAATCCTCATTGCAGTATAAAACCAGCATAGAGTCCGATAATTATATGCTTTTACAAATGGAATCCGTACAGCCGAGATATTTGAAATATTTACAAAAAAATATTATTCAAAAACATAAAGCATACATAGAAAAGCATATGAACAGATGTGAGAGTTTTTCTTTGTATCAGCAACTCGGAAAAAGCGTTAAAGTCGTTTCATTTCTGCCTATTAAAGATGTGAAGTCTAAAAAAACGGCTGCATATCTTGTCTCTTATACGGACAATTATAATATTACATCAATTTTATATAACTCGAAACTTATAACGGGTGTTTTATTTATAGGGCTGTTTTTACTTGTTTATCTTTTTTATCTGCAGTTTATAAGTAAAAAAGTTTTAAAAGAAACAGCGCAGGAACAACAAAAATTATTGGAACTTTTTGACAAAGGCGATATTGCTCTTTTTAGATGGAGAAATGATATCAATTGGAGTGTAGAGTATGTGTCAAATAATGTTTCATCATTAACAGGGTATTTTAAAAAAGAATTTCTAAGTGGTAAAATTGAATATTCTGATTTGATTGATGAAGAAGATTTAAAAAATGCACTTCATGAGCTCGCAGAAGCTTTTGAAAAGAATTTGGATATTTTAAAACATAAACCCTATCAGATATTTACAAAAAATAAAACAAAGAAATGGGTAGAGCAAACAACACTTTTTATACGCGATAAAGAAGGAGATGTAACCCATTTTTTAGGCTATTTGATAGACATCAGTAAAAGAAAAAAGCTGGAAATTGAACTCCAAAAATTGAATGAAAATCTTAAACAAGAGATAGACAAACGTACAAATGAAATACTTCAAAAAGATAAAATGCTTCAAGAACAGGCAAAATTGGCTGCTATGGGGGAGATGGTCGGTGCAATAGCCCATCAGTGGAGACAGCCGCTTAATTCACTTAATATTAATATTCAAAACCTGGATGATGATTATGAAGAGGGGTTGATAGATGAGCAGTTTATTGATGATTTTATAGCTAAACAAACGCAGACAATCAACTTTATGAGTAAAACTATAGATGATTTTAGAAACTTTTTCAGAGTTGATAAAATCAAACATGAATTTTCCATAAAACAAAGCATTGAAAATACTCTTTCACTAGTGAATGCACAGCTCACAAGCCACAATATACAAACCTCATTACAGGGAGAGGACTTTATGCTTAATGGGGTTGGGAGTGAATTTCAACAGGTTATTCTCAACATCATATCTAATGCAAAAGATGCCATTGTTCAAAATCATAGAGAGTATGGAAAAATAGATATTGAATTAAAAGAGAAACAGATAATCATTAGTGACAATGCAGGTGGAATACCCCAAGATATTATATCAAGAATATTTGAGCCTTATTTTACAACAAAAGAGCAAGGAATGGGTACAGGCGTCGGGTTATATATGTCTAAGATAATTATTGAGCAGAATATGGGTGGACGTTTACATGTAAGTAATACTAAAGAGGGTGCTGAGTTTATTATAGATTTTAAGAAGAGTGTTTAA
- a CDS encoding GGDEF domain-containing response regulator, producing the protein MHEYAKKITILYVEDEDDVREGYSRALKRISAELYTAHNGIVGLELFKKYHPDIIVSDINMPKMNGLEMVRAIKEINLEVKVIFTTAHSESAYLLEAIELQVEGYLLKPVQKKALTALIKKLAKSIIIEREYEEQREVLQYIIDSENSISVIASTQHVSFASKSFLKYFGVADADEFNEKYASIINIFENNEDSINTKNIKSYLHEGKSLYDFINFLDETQRITIIQNSENEQKSFLINISQINETQFLMNFTDVTEIEKQREEITKKANHDMLTGLYNRNKFEEVFEYELSQVKRYGYDLSLAIADIDHFKFFNDTYGHLIGDEVLKLVANSLTSCTRSSDTLARWGGEEFVMLFSQTSFDDALVLLEKCRKLVEGLNYKEYGKITLSFGVTSYKEGDTLDSMLQRADEALYEAKANGRNKVIGKE; encoded by the coding sequence ATGCATGAATATGCAAAAAAAATAACAATTCTGTATGTAGAAGATGAAGATGACGTCCGTGAAGGCTATTCTCGTGCTTTAAAGCGTATTAGTGCGGAATTATATACAGCCCATAACGGCATTGTCGGATTGGAATTGTTTAAAAAATATCATCCTGATATTATAGTAAGTGATATTAATATGCCAAAAATGAATGGGCTGGAGATGGTACGGGCTATTAAAGAAATCAATCTTGAAGTGAAAGTTATATTTACAACAGCCCATAGTGAAAGTGCTTATCTTCTTGAAGCGATAGAACTGCAGGTTGAGGGATATTTGCTTAAACCGGTGCAAAAAAAAGCATTGACTGCTTTAATAAAAAAACTTGCTAAAAGTATTATAATTGAAAGAGAATATGAAGAACAAAGAGAAGTTCTGCAATATATTATAGATTCAGAAAACAGCATATCTGTTATTGCAAGCACACAACATGTCAGTTTTGCATCAAAATCTTTTTTAAAGTACTTTGGGGTTGCAGATGCTGATGAATTTAATGAAAAATATGCCTCAATAATTAATATTTTTGAAAATAATGAAGATAGTATAAATACGAAGAATATCAAATCTTATTTGCATGAGGGAAAAAGTTTATATGATTTTATAAATTTTTTAGATGAGACACAAAGAATTACTATCATTCAAAATAGTGAAAATGAGCAAAAGTCATTTTTAATCAATATATCGCAGATTAATGAAACTCAGTTTTTAATGAATTTTACAGATGTCACAGAGATAGAAAAGCAACGAGAAGAGATAACAAAAAAAGCAAATCACGACATGCTTACGGGTCTTTACAACAGAAATAAATTTGAAGAAGTGTTTGAGTATGAACTTTCTCAGGTAAAGAGATATGGTTATGATTTGTCTTTGGCTATAGCAGATATTGACCATTTTAAATTTTTTAATGATACTTATGGGCATTTAATTGGTGATGAAGTTTTAAAACTTGTTGCAAATTCACTGACTTCTTGTACTCGTAGTAGCGATACACTGGCAAGATGGGGAGGGGAAGAGTTTGTTATGCTCTTTTCCCAAACTTCTTTTGATGATGCACTGGTACTTCTTGAAAAATGCAGAAAATTGGTTGAGGGTCTTAATTATAAAGAGTATGGAAAAATTACGCTAAGTTTTGGGGTTACTTCTTATAAAGAGGGCGATACATTAGATTCTATGCTGCAAAGAGCCGACGAAGCATTATATGAAGCAAAAGCAAACGGAAGAAATAAGGTAATTGGCAAAGAATGA